The Budorcas taxicolor isolate Tak-1 chromosome 2, Takin1.1, whole genome shotgun sequence genome window below encodes:
- the SLC19A3 gene encoding thiamine transporter 2, whose translation MSCFQTSESQSWIYPTVILCLFGFFSMMRPSEPFLMVYLSGPDKNLTSAELTNEIFPVWTYSSLALLLPVFILTDYVRYKPVIVLQGISFIICWVLLLFGQGVRTMQVLEFFYGMVTATEVAYYAYIYSVVSPEHYQKVSGYCRSVTLMAYTAASALAQLLVSLAGLSYFYLNVISLASVSVAFLFSLFLPMPKKSMFFHAKPSQEALPKPPGMDTVSEEPQQDHKPVGKEVFTDSGNPDDGQVTNPKPGNVALRVFVQWLQDLKQCYSSKHLFYWSLWWAFSTAGYNQVLNYVQVLWDYKAPSQSSVYNGAVEAIATFGGALAAFAVGYVKVNWDLLGELALAIFSVVNAGSLFLMHYTTNIWACYTGYLIFKTVYMLLITIAVFQIAVNLSVERYALVFGINTFIALVIQTIITVIVVDQGGLGLPISIQFLVYGSYFAAIAGIFLMRSIYIIYSATCRKRVQNSVTTSQNQYRPHPEEPKNV comes from the exons ATGAGTTGTTTCCAGACTTCAGAGAGCCAGTCTTGGATTTATCCCACTGTGATCCTCTGCCTGTTTGGATTTTTCTCCATGATGAGACCTTCAGAACCCTTCCTTATGGTGTATTTATCTGGACCAGATAAAAACCTGACCAGTGCAGAG CTCACAAATGAGATCTTCCCCGTGTGGACCTACTCTTCCCTGGCGCTACTGCTCCCAGTCTTTATCCTCACCGATTATGTCCGCTACAAGCCAGTCATCGTCCTCCAGGGGATTAGCTTCATCATTTGCTGGGTGCTGCTCTTGTTTGGCCAAGGAGTCAGGACCATGCAGGTGCTGGAATTCTTCTATGGGATGGTCACCGCCACCGAGGTGGCCTACTATGCCTACATTTACAGCGTGGTCAGCCCGGAGCACTACCAGAAGGTGAGCGGCTACTGCAGGAGTGTCACGCTGATGGCCTACACGGCGGCCTCCGCGCTGGCCCAGCTCTTGGTATCCCTGGCCGGCCTGTCCTACTTTTACCTCAACGTCATATCCTTGGCCTCTGTCTCCGTGGCCTTCCTCTTCTCACTTTTCCTACCCATGCCTAAGAAGAGCATGTTTTTTCATGCAAAACCCAGCCAAGAAGCCCTTCCAAAGCCACCAGGAATGGACACTGTCTCAGAGGAACCTCAACAGGATCACAAACCAGTGGGAAAAGAAGTGTTCACTGATTCAGGGAACCCAGATGATGGCCAGGTGACCAACCCAAAGCCAGGAAATGTAGCTCTGAGAGTTTTTGTGCAGTGGTTACAAGATTTGAAGCAGTGTTACTCCTCAAAACATCTTTTTTACTGGTCCCTGTGGTGGGCTTTTTCCACAGCAGGTTATAACCAGGTTTTGAACTATGTTCAAGTCCTGTGGGATTACAAAGCACCGTCCCAGAGTTCAGTATATAATGGAGCAGTAGAAGCTATTGCAACCTTTGGAG GGGCCCTGGCTGCCTTCGCAGTGGGTTACGTGAAAGTCAACTGGGATCTTCTGGGAGAGCTGGCTCTGGCCATCTTCTCAGTTGTCAATGCAGGCTCTCTATTTCTCATGCATTACACGACCAACATATGGGCATGCTACACTGGCTATTTGATATTCAAGACTGTTTATATGCTCCTTATCACTATAGCAGT GTTTCAGATCGCTGTTAATCTGAGTGTGGAACGCTATGCCCTGGTGTTTGGAATCAATACCTTCATTGCCCTGGTGATTCAGACCATTATAACTGTAATTGTAGTAGATCAGGGAGGACTGGGGCTTCCAATCAGCATTCAG tttttagTTTATGGAAGTTACTTTGCAGCCATTGCTGGCATTTTCCTGATGAGAAGCATATACATTATCTACTCAGCCACATGCCGAAAGAGAGTACAGAACTCTGTTACTACAAGTCAGAATCAATATAGGCCACACCCAGAGGAACCAAAGAACGTCTAA